From one Calditerricola satsumensis genomic stretch:
- a CDS encoding molybdenum cofactor biosynthesis protein, whose translation MRVTACLFGPLRHAEGTDTLTVDLGPDSRVLDLMLALMATRPALRDLLPRCAFARDGDYLSLDAHLAEGDALLILPPPDAPRDAGDLDALASPCGRFLLTHRPLDAAAVAAKVAHPQAGAILTFAGTVREWTRGRRTVALTYTAYEPMALRTMAQIGDEVAQRWPEARLAIAHRLGTLAVGELSIVIAASAPHRAQAYDASRYAIERFKQIVPIWKKEIGEDGMAWVGHQGDTWDPLKPLELSPETTAPPVPEAACCREGETKAARGGLGNP comes from the coding sequence ATGCGCGTCACCGCTTGCCTGTTTGGCCCTCTGCGCCACGCCGAAGGAACGGACACCCTGACCGTCGACCTGGGTCCGGACAGCCGCGTGCTCGACCTCATGCTCGCCCTCATGGCCACTCGGCCGGCGCTGCGCGACTTGCTCCCCCGCTGCGCCTTCGCCCGCGACGGCGACTACCTTTCGCTCGACGCACACCTGGCCGAGGGCGATGCGCTTCTCATCCTGCCGCCGCCCGACGCGCCGCGGGACGCCGGCGACCTCGATGCCCTCGCCTCGCCGTGCGGCCGTTTCCTCCTCACGCACCGGCCCCTCGACGCCGCCGCCGTGGCGGCCAAGGTGGCCCATCCGCAAGCCGGCGCCATCCTCACCTTTGCCGGCACCGTGCGCGAATGGACGCGCGGCCGGCGCACCGTGGCCCTCACCTACACCGCCTACGAGCCGATGGCCCTCCGCACGATGGCCCAAATCGGCGACGAGGTGGCGCAGCGCTGGCCGGAGGCGCGCCTGGCCATCGCCCACCGGCTGGGCACGCTGGCCGTGGGCGAACTCAGCATCGTCATCGCCGCCAGCGCCCCGCACCGCGCTCAGGCGTACGACGCGAGCCGCTACGCCATCGAGCGCTTCAAACAGATCGTGCCGATCTGGAAAAAGGAGATCGGCGAAGACGGCATGGCGTGGGTCGGCCATCAGGGCGACACCTGGGACCCGCTGAAACCGCTGGAACTGTCGCCGGAGACGACGGCACCGCCCGTTCCGGAAGCGGCATGCTGCCGGGAAGGCGAAACAAAAGCGGCCCGCGGCGGGCTCGGAAACCCGTAG
- a CDS encoding L-lactate MFS transporter, producing MVRAAQNRWAIAAAAVAFHLMIGSAYAWSVFTKPLMAQLGWSQKEVSLAFSIAIFALGMSAAFMGRFVERHGPRKSGTLAAIFFGTGVAGSGLAVALKSLPLLYLFYGLIGGIGLGIGYITPVSTLVKWFPDRRGLATGLAIMGFGFASLVSGPAAVLIERVGIAPTFALLGAVYFAVMLAAAQVLTPPPAGWVPPRFAQQAADSRKRLPVDLAQLTAAEAVKTRRFWFLWVMLFINITCGIAIISVASPMGQEIAGLSPLAAASMVGLMGLFNGIGRIGWASLSDYIGRPNVYTAFFILQIGAFLLLPNAREALLFQVLVFAIMTCYGGGFATLPAYIGDLFGTKELGAVHGYLLTAWALAGVVGPILVSSIYDATKSYAGTLAIFAALFAVALAVSLWIRADIKALRTQRQATGARLTHSHISS from the coding sequence ATGGTGCGCGCTGCGCAAAACCGCTGGGCCATTGCCGCCGCCGCTGTCGCCTTTCATCTGATGATCGGCTCGGCCTATGCCTGGAGCGTCTTCACCAAGCCCCTCATGGCCCAATTGGGATGGAGCCAGAAAGAGGTGTCCCTTGCGTTTAGCATCGCCATCTTTGCGCTGGGCATGTCGGCCGCGTTCATGGGACGGTTTGTCGAACGCCATGGCCCGCGGAAATCCGGAACGCTGGCTGCCATCTTCTTCGGGACGGGCGTGGCCGGATCCGGCTTGGCCGTTGCCCTGAAGTCGTTGCCGCTCTTGTACCTGTTTTACGGCCTGATCGGTGGCATTGGGCTGGGCATCGGGTACATCACCCCGGTCTCGACGCTGGTCAAGTGGTTTCCCGACCGGCGGGGACTGGCCACCGGCCTGGCCATCATGGGTTTTGGGTTTGCCTCGCTGGTGAGTGGGCCCGCCGCCGTGCTGATCGAACGGGTGGGCATTGCCCCCACCTTCGCCCTCCTCGGTGCGGTGTACTTTGCGGTGATGCTGGCGGCGGCCCAGGTGCTCACGCCGCCGCCTGCGGGATGGGTGCCGCCGCGCTTTGCCCAACAAGCGGCCGATTCGAGAAAGCGCTTGCCCGTTGACCTGGCCCAGCTGACGGCGGCCGAAGCGGTCAAGACGCGCCGCTTCTGGTTCCTGTGGGTGATGTTGTTCATCAACATCACGTGCGGCATCGCCATCATTTCCGTCGCCTCGCCCATGGGCCAGGAAATCGCCGGCCTATCGCCGCTTGCCGCCGCGTCGATGGTGGGGCTCATGGGGCTGTTTAACGGCATCGGCCGCATCGGTTGGGCGTCGCTGTCCGACTACATCGGCCGCCCCAACGTCTACACGGCCTTCTTCATCCTGCAGATCGGCGCCTTTCTGCTCCTGCCCAATGCGCGCGAGGCGCTCCTCTTCCAGGTGCTCGTCTTCGCCATCATGACTTGCTACGGCGGCGGGTTTGCCACGCTCCCGGCCTACATCGGCGACCTCTTCGGCACCAAGGAGCTGGGGGCGGTTCACGGATACCTGCTCACCGCGTGGGCCCTGGCCGGCGTCGTCGGACCCATCTTGGTGTCCAGCATCTACGATGCCACGAAGAGCTATGCCGGCACCTTGGCCATCTTTGCCGCCCTGTTTGCCGTTGCTCTGGCGGTTTCCCTTTGGATTCGCGCCGACATCAAGGCGTTGCGCACGCAGCGGCAGGCGACAGGCGCCCGCCTGACGCATTCCCACATCTCGTCCTGA
- a CDS encoding FdhF/YdeP family oxidoreductase — MGKTKHTGPISLPKLPDPSLWVSWKPFGFGEQKPHHNWAVLKTLWENRDNLRYAWRILTQGVCDGCALGVSGLRDQTLKGPHLCTTRLNVLRLNTQPPIPDDVLFQDIDELRRLDSTALRKLGRLPYPLIREKGERRFRRITWDEALDRIAEKFRQIDPRQAAFYLTARGITNETYYVAAKVARFLGTNNIDNASRICHSPSKTALKRTLGIGASSCSYKDWIGTDVLVFWGSVPAANQPVSTKYMYAAKRQGTKILVVNPYREPSMERYWIPSIPDSALFGTKLADDFYQVNIGGDIAFMTGVMKHWFEMEERQPGSAIDHDFVRNHVNGYEELKAHVQRYDWETLEKEAGLSRERMREFAEILAKARTGVFVWSMGLTQHRFGTDNVTQVVNLAILRGFIGREKCGVMPIRGHSGVQGSGEMGADCFSLPGGEFDDENIARLERLWGFPIPRWQGDTVGVSLENALLPDDHPRKLRLFYTSGGNFLETMPDPAFVRQCLESVELRVHADIILNTSTLVDAREAVIVLPVMTRYEMPGGGTSTSTERMVYFSPEIPGPRIPEARAEWQIYIDLAARVKPEQAHLIQFRDAQAIREEIAKANPNYDGIQHLKKAGDVFQWGGMWLCEGGVCPTKDGRANLVPVELPQFRKGEGTFFVTTRRGKQFNSMVYGDVDPLTGAERDDVLIHEEDARALGIADGDAIVVYNRHGMFHGRARYAPIQRGNLAVHWPEGNVLFPRGKYEPHAQIPMYNTVAIVEKAELFYAQKDIQYREARLAELDELEGFEESGSCAG, encoded by the coding sequence ATGGGGAAAACGAAGCACACGGGACCGATTTCGCTGCCGAAGCTTCCGGATCCGTCGCTGTGGGTGAGCTGGAAACCCTTTGGCTTTGGCGAGCAGAAGCCGCACCACAACTGGGCGGTGCTCAAAACGCTGTGGGAAAACCGCGACAACCTGCGCTACGCGTGGCGCATCCTGACCCAAGGCGTGTGCGACGGCTGCGCCCTGGGCGTCTCCGGCCTGCGCGACCAAACCTTGAAGGGCCCGCACCTGTGCACGACGCGCCTCAACGTGTTGCGCCTCAACACGCAGCCACCCATCCCCGACGACGTGCTGTTTCAGGACATCGACGAGCTGCGCCGGCTGGACAGCACCGCGCTGCGCAAGCTGGGGCGCCTCCCCTATCCGCTGATCCGCGAGAAGGGCGAACGGCGCTTCCGGCGCATCACGTGGGATGAGGCCCTTGACCGGATTGCGGAGAAGTTTCGCCAGATCGACCCGCGGCAGGCCGCCTTCTACCTGACGGCGCGGGGCATTACCAACGAGACGTACTATGTGGCGGCCAAGGTGGCCCGCTTCCTCGGCACGAACAACATCGACAACGCCTCGCGCATCTGCCATTCGCCCTCGAAAACGGCCCTCAAGCGCACGCTGGGCATCGGGGCCTCCAGCTGCAGCTACAAGGACTGGATCGGCACCGACGTGCTCGTCTTTTGGGGATCGGTGCCGGCGGCCAACCAGCCGGTGTCGACGAAGTACATGTACGCGGCAAAGCGCCAGGGCACCAAGATCCTCGTCGTCAACCCGTACCGCGAGCCGTCGATGGAGCGGTACTGGATCCCGTCTATCCCCGACAGCGCCCTGTTCGGCACCAAGCTGGCCGACGACTTCTACCAGGTGAACATCGGCGGCGACATCGCCTTCATGACCGGCGTGATGAAGCACTGGTTTGAGATGGAAGAGCGCCAGCCGGGTTCGGCCATCGACCACGACTTTGTCCGAAACCACGTGAACGGGTACGAGGAACTCAAGGCCCATGTCCAGCGCTACGACTGGGAGACCCTCGAGAAGGAGGCGGGCCTGTCGCGGGAGCGGATGCGCGAGTTCGCCGAGATCCTGGCCAAGGCCAGGACGGGCGTCTTCGTGTGGTCGATGGGCCTCACCCAGCACCGCTTCGGAACGGACAACGTCACCCAGGTGGTCAACCTGGCCATCCTGCGCGGCTTCATCGGCCGGGAGAAATGCGGCGTGATGCCCATCCGCGGCCATTCCGGCGTGCAGGGGTCGGGCGAGATGGGGGCCGACTGCTTCTCGCTGCCGGGCGGCGAGTTTGATGACGAGAACATCGCGCGCCTCGAGCGCCTGTGGGGCTTCCCCATCCCCCGGTGGCAGGGTGACACCGTTGGCGTCAGCCTGGAGAACGCCCTCCTGCCGGATGACCATCCGCGGAAGCTGCGCCTGTTCTACACGAGCGGCGGCAACTTCCTCGAGACGATGCCCGATCCGGCCTTCGTGCGCCAGTGCCTGGAGAGCGTGGAGCTGCGCGTGCACGCCGACATCATCCTGAACACCTCGACCCTGGTCGACGCGCGGGAGGCGGTTATCGTCCTGCCGGTGATGACGCGCTACGAGATGCCCGGCGGGGGCACGTCGACGTCGACGGAGCGGATGGTCTACTTTTCCCCGGAAATCCCCGGGCCGCGCATCCCCGAGGCGCGGGCCGAGTGGCAGATCTACATTGACCTGGCCGCGCGCGTCAAGCCCGAGCAGGCCCATCTCATCCAATTCCGCGACGCCCAGGCCATCCGCGAGGAGATCGCCAAGGCCAATCCGAACTACGACGGCATCCAGCACCTGAAGAAGGCCGGCGACGTGTTCCAGTGGGGCGGGATGTGGCTGTGCGAGGGCGGCGTCTGCCCGACGAAGGACGGGCGGGCCAACCTCGTCCCCGTGGAGCTGCCGCAGTTCCGCAAGGGAGAAGGAACCTTCTTCGTCACCACGCGGCGCGGCAAGCAGTTCAACTCCATGGTGTACGGCGACGTCGACCCGCTGACCGGCGCCGAGCGCGACGACGTGCTGATCCACGAGGAGGACGCCAGGGCGCTGGGCATTGCCGACGGCGACGCCATCGTCGTCTACAACCGCCACGGGATGTTCCACGGGCGGGCGCGCTACGCGCCGATCCAGCGCGGCAATCTGGCCGTGCACTGGCCCGAGGGGAACGTGCTGTTCCCGCGGGGCAAGTACGAGCCCCACGCGCAGATTCCCATGTACAACACGGTGGCCATTGTGGAGAAGGCCGAGCTGTTCTATGCCCAGAAGGACATCCAGTACCGCGAGGCGCGCCTCGCCGAACTGGATGAGCTCGAGGGGTTTGAAGAAAGCGGCTCGTGTGCGGGATAA
- a CDS encoding OPT family oligopeptide transporter: MNNENQRPPQQFVPYVPANKSLPELTATAIVLGILLAILFGAANAYLGLKIGMTVSASIPAAVISMAILRGIFRRKSILENNIVQTMTTAGEAVAAGAIFTLPALFLWNLTPSQTMIAFVVLTGGFLGVFMMIPLRRLLIVQEHHTLPYPEGTACAEVLKSGEVGGASARLVFTGFFVGGLFKALGDGLKLFKTEIETTLTKFKNALVGLDAYPALLGVGYIIGPRIAGQMLAGGLLAWLVFIPMISFFGAGNPNALFPAEEAIGKLDAWGVWDAYIRYIGAGAVATGGLITLVRTLPMLYRSLRDTLRGIRKAGIGQTGEVARTDRDIPMPWVLGGTAVIIAIIAFAPLTNVGIIGALAIAVFGFLFVAVASRIVGIVGSSSSPVSGMTIATLLIVTFVFKLAGVHGMAGMVAALTVGAIVCTALAVAGDISQDLKAGYLVGSTPWKQQLAMMIGVVASGLVIGFVLVVLHATYGMGSEALPAPKAVLMKMVIEGILADNLPWDLIFMGAASAIVIECLGLNSLAVAVGIYLPVHVSIPILVGGLVRWAMEALTKDEATKTARVETGTLFASGLIAGEALVGVLIAVLIWLNVKLPENVLLPHSGVTLVLFAALTLLLGWVAMRAKGRPAGPAGGDAAAER, translated from the coding sequence ATGAACAACGAAAATCAACGGCCGCCGCAGCAGTTTGTGCCCTACGTTCCGGCCAACAAATCGCTGCCCGAGCTGACGGCCACCGCGATCGTCCTCGGGATTCTCCTGGCCATCTTGTTTGGTGCGGCCAACGCGTATCTCGGCCTGAAGATCGGCATGACGGTAAGCGCTTCCATTCCCGCGGCCGTGATCTCCATGGCCATTCTCCGCGGGATCTTTCGGCGCAAGTCCATTCTCGAGAACAACATTGTCCAGACGATGACCACCGCCGGGGAAGCGGTGGCCGCCGGGGCCATCTTCACCTTGCCGGCGCTCTTTCTGTGGAACCTGACCCCCAGCCAGACGATGATCGCCTTCGTCGTGCTGACGGGCGGCTTCCTCGGCGTGTTCATGATGATTCCGCTGCGCCGCCTCTTGATCGTGCAGGAACACCACACGCTGCCGTACCCGGAAGGCACCGCCTGCGCGGAGGTGCTCAAGTCGGGTGAGGTCGGCGGCGCCAGCGCGCGGCTTGTCTTCACCGGCTTCTTTGTCGGCGGGCTGTTCAAGGCCCTGGGCGACGGCCTGAAACTGTTCAAAACGGAAATCGAAACAACGCTGACCAAGTTCAAGAACGCCCTCGTCGGTCTGGACGCCTACCCGGCCCTCCTGGGCGTGGGGTACATCATCGGCCCGCGCATCGCCGGGCAAATGCTGGCCGGGGGCCTCTTGGCCTGGCTCGTCTTCATTCCGATGATCAGCTTCTTCGGAGCGGGGAACCCGAACGCCCTCTTCCCGGCCGAGGAGGCCATCGGCAAACTGGACGCCTGGGGCGTGTGGGACGCCTACATCCGCTACATCGGCGCGGGCGCCGTGGCGACGGGCGGGCTGATCACCCTCGTCAGGACCCTGCCCATGCTGTACCGCTCGCTCCGTGACACGCTGCGCGGCATCCGCAAAGCCGGCATCGGGCAAACCGGAGAAGTGGCGCGGACCGATCGCGACATCCCCATGCCGTGGGTGCTGGGCGGCACGGCCGTCATCATTGCCATCATCGCCTTTGCGCCCCTCACCAATGTGGGGATCATCGGCGCGCTGGCCATCGCCGTGTTCGGGTTCCTCTTTGTGGCCGTGGCCTCGCGCATCGTCGGGATTGTCGGAAGCTCGTCCTCGCCCGTTTCGGGGATGACCATCGCCACGCTGCTCATCGTCACCTTCGTGTTCAAGCTGGCCGGCGTGCACGGGATGGCCGGCATGGTGGCCGCGCTGACGGTCGGCGCCATCGTCTGCACGGCGCTGGCGGTGGCCGGCGACATCTCCCAGGACCTGAAGGCCGGCTACCTGGTCGGCAGCACGCCGTGGAAGCAGCAGCTGGCCATGATGATCGGCGTCGTGGCCTCCGGGCTGGTCATCGGCTTCGTGCTCGTCGTCCTGCACGCCACCTACGGGATGGGCTCCGAAGCCCTGCCGGCGCCGAAAGCGGTGCTGATGAAGATGGTCATCGAAGGCATCCTGGCCGACAACCTGCCGTGGGACCTCATCTTCATGGGCGCGGCGTCGGCCATCGTCATCGAATGCCTGGGCCTCAACTCGCTGGCCGTGGCCGTTGGCATCTACCTGCCGGTGCACGTCAGCATCCCGATCCTCGTCGGCGGCCTGGTGCGCTGGGCCATGGAGGCGCTGACGAAAGACGAGGCGACCAAAACGGCCCGTGTGGAAACGGGCACCCTCTTTGCCTCGGGGCTGATCGCCGGCGAGGCGCTGGTCGGCGTGCTCATCGCCGTCCTCATCTGGCTCAACGTGAAGCTGCCGGAGAACGTGCTCCTGCCGCATAGCGGCGTGACGCTGGTCCTGTTCGCCGCGCTGACCCTCCTCTTGGGTTGGGTGGCCATGCGGGCCAAAGGGCGCCCCGCCGGTCCGGCCGGCGGCGATGCGGCAGCCGAAAGGTAG
- a CDS encoding pyridoxal-phosphate-dependent aminotransferase family protein, with translation MWQVPTRVLMGPGPSDVHPRVLKALSTPLVGHLDPAFLALMNEVRDLLKQVFGTKNELTLAMSGTGSAGMETVFVNLIEPGDRVVIGVNGLFGQRMADVASRCGAEVIPVTAPWGEPIAPEAVEKALKQADGPVKAVAVVHAETSTGVWQPLADIGRLAHAHGALFIVDAVTSLGGVPVEVDKNGIDACYSGTQKCLSVPPGLAPVTFSPRAQEAIRTRKTKIQSWYFDLSMIQQYWGEERFYHHTAPISMIYALREGLQVLVDEGLENVYRRHLELGRRLQAALEDMGLVLHVAEAYRLPQLTTVRVPEGVDEAAIRRRLLEEFGIEIGGGLGELKGKVWRVGLMGYSCQMKNVVLFTSALRQLLAEVR, from the coding sequence ATGTGGCAGGTACCAACGCGCGTGCTCATGGGGCCCGGCCCGAGCGATGTGCATCCGCGGGTGCTGAAGGCCCTGTCCACGCCGCTGGTCGGGCATCTCGACCCGGCCTTTTTGGCGCTGATGAACGAGGTGCGTGACCTGCTCAAGCAGGTGTTCGGCACGAAAAACGAGCTGACCCTCGCCATGTCCGGAACCGGCAGCGCGGGCATGGAAACGGTGTTCGTCAACCTGATCGAGCCGGGCGACCGCGTGGTGATTGGCGTCAACGGCCTTTTTGGCCAGCGCATGGCCGACGTCGCGTCGCGCTGCGGGGCCGAGGTGATTCCCGTCACCGCGCCGTGGGGCGAGCCCATTGCGCCGGAGGCCGTGGAGAAGGCGCTGAAGCAGGCCGACGGGCCGGTGAAGGCTGTCGCCGTGGTGCATGCCGAGACGTCCACCGGCGTGTGGCAGCCGCTGGCGGACATCGGGCGGCTGGCCCATGCGCACGGGGCGCTGTTCATCGTTGACGCGGTCACCTCCCTCGGCGGCGTGCCGGTGGAGGTGGACAAAAACGGCATCGACGCCTGCTACAGCGGAACGCAGAAATGCCTCAGCGTGCCGCCGGGACTGGCGCCGGTCACCTTCAGCCCGCGGGCGCAAGAGGCGATCCGCACGCGCAAGACGAAGATCCAAAGCTGGTATTTCGACCTGTCGATGATCCAGCAATACTGGGGCGAGGAGCGCTTCTACCACCACACGGCGCCCATTTCGATGATCTACGCCCTGCGCGAGGGGCTACAGGTCCTCGTCGACGAAGGGCTGGAGAACGTCTACCGCCGCCACCTGGAGCTGGGCCGGCGCCTGCAGGCGGCCCTGGAAGACATGGGTCTTGTCCTCCATGTGGCGGAAGCCTACCGCCTGCCGCAGCTCACCACCGTGCGCGTTCCCGAAGGCGTCGACGAGGCGGCGATCCGCCGGCGGCTGCTCGAGGAATTCGGCATCGAGATCGGCGGCGGCCTGGGCGAGCTGAAGGGCAAGGTGTGGCGCGTGGGCCTCATGGGGTACAGCTGCCAGATGAAAAACGTGGTGCTCTTCACCTCGGCGCTGCGCCAGCTTCTGGCCGAGGTGCGGTGA
- the moaA gene encoding GTP 3',8-cyclase MoaA, translating into MTALVDRFGRRHDYLRISVTDRCNLRCVYCMPEDMAFLPQRQLLTDDEIVAVVRVAAQLGVRKLRITGGEPLVRPGLADLVARLAAIPGIEDIALTTNGIFLAEQAEALRRAGVRRVNVSLDSLKPDRFRRITRRGELERVLEGIEQALAVGFSPVKLNCVLVKGVNDDEIVDFIRLTLERPLHVRFIEYMPIGHHAEWKAGYVPLTDVLARAEAAGLPLEPADDAVPGNGPAEVYRVRGALGTVGLIHPVSDHFCAGCNRLRLTADGYLKPCLYWVEELRVRDCIGDEEKLRALFFRALALKPEKHEMARAGEALDDGRVPTWRRMSQIGG; encoded by the coding sequence TTGACCGCTTTGGTCGATCGCTTTGGCCGGCGCCACGATTACCTGCGCATTTCCGTTACCGACCGCTGCAACCTGCGCTGCGTCTACTGCATGCCGGAGGACATGGCGTTTCTGCCCCAGCGCCAGCTGCTCACCGACGACGAGATTGTGGCCGTCGTCCGCGTGGCGGCCCAGCTCGGCGTGCGCAAGCTGCGCATCACGGGGGGCGAGCCCCTCGTACGGCCCGGCCTCGCCGACTTGGTGGCCCGGCTGGCGGCCATCCCCGGCATCGAGGACATCGCCCTCACGACGAACGGCATCTTTCTGGCCGAACAGGCCGAGGCGCTGCGCCGCGCGGGGGTACGGCGGGTGAACGTCAGCCTCGACTCGCTGAAACCCGACCGGTTTCGCCGCATCACCCGCCGCGGCGAGCTGGAGCGCGTGCTGGAGGGGATCGAGCAGGCGCTGGCCGTGGGCTTTTCGCCGGTGAAGCTCAACTGCGTGCTGGTGAAGGGGGTGAACGACGACGAGATCGTCGACTTCATCCGCTTGACCCTGGAACGCCCGCTTCACGTGCGGTTCATCGAGTACATGCCCATCGGCCACCACGCGGAGTGGAAAGCGGGGTACGTACCGCTTACCGACGTGCTCGCCCGGGCGGAGGCGGCGGGCCTGCCGCTCGAGCCGGCGGACGACGCCGTTCCGGGAAACGGGCCGGCGGAGGTGTACCGCGTGCGCGGTGCCTTGGGCACCGTGGGGCTGATCCATCCCGTGAGCGACCACTTCTGCGCCGGGTGCAACCGCCTGCGCCTGACCGCCGACGGCTACTTGAAGCCGTGCCTGTACTGGGTGGAGGAACTGCGCGTGCGCGATTGCATCGGCGACGAGGAGAAGCTGCGCGCGCTGTTCTTCCGGGCCCTCGCCCTCAAGCCGGAGAAGCACGAGATGGCCCGGGCCGGCGAGGCGCTGGACGACGGGCGCGTGCCGACATGGCGGCGCATGTCGCAAATCGGCGGCTAG
- a CDS encoding PqqD family protein, with protein MAFRWRTRFGRKERRKGQNLLAMTPRLHEAVRLEAAEAPDTLTLVVPRTGWLERLSVRYLNQPAAIRVALDPLGSFVLARCDGRHTVADIAAALRERFGDDAEPLVPRLAKFLEIVEANGWLTWDAPQAKSR; from the coding sequence ATGGCCTTTCGGTGGCGCACGCGGTTCGGCCGCAAGGAGCGGCGCAAAGGGCAAAATCTCCTGGCCATGACGCCGCGCCTGCATGAGGCGGTGCGCCTGGAGGCCGCAGAAGCCCCCGATACGCTGACGCTGGTCGTGCCGCGGACCGGCTGGCTGGAGCGCCTGTCGGTGCGCTACCTGAACCAGCCGGCCGCCATCCGCGTGGCCCTCGATCCCCTCGGCAGCTTCGTGCTCGCCCGCTGCGACGGGCGCCACACGGTGGCCGACATCGCCGCGGCGTTGCGCGAGCGCTTTGGCGACGACGCCGAACCGCTGGTGCCGCGGCTGGCCAAATTCCTGGAAATTGTCGAAGCCAACGGGTGGCTCACCTGGGACGCGCCACAAGCGAAAAGCCGCTAA
- the mobB gene encoding molybdopterin-guanine dinucleotide biosynthesis protein B, with amino-acid sequence MDVLILVGGQSRRMGLPKPLLAYQGRRLLDWLLDVVHRAGGTAYLVGKADSPLAREHPERWIADEVDAGPLGGLAAGLARVKGDRALVLACDLPRIAPETLTWLWRVSHAHPAYDAWVSCDTARVHPLLAVYRTRILPHVRKQLATGAYALSGLLRRLTWFAAPLPEPLWAANANTPEEWAALTGEMPALHGSPPICQEMPPDHPGGIPLSSAPPLVFQLVGYAKRGKTTWAKAILSHLAASGWRVGSLKRDGGGHGLAWETAGSDSREHARAGAVRAVVVSGGEKGIYERRDAPWELDELLADFAGLDLVVVEGFKDAPYPKWVFVREPEDWALAQRLAGIVGVVAHARARAAAPPLSCPVWSFEQPDAALAWLDHFVRRQRPAPRR; translated from the coding sequence ATGGACGTGCTGATTCTGGTCGGCGGACAAAGCCGCCGCATGGGACTGCCCAAGCCGCTGCTGGCCTACCAAGGCCGGCGGCTTCTCGACTGGCTGCTCGACGTGGTCCACCGGGCCGGCGGCACGGCATATCTGGTTGGCAAGGCCGATTCCCCGCTGGCCCGCGAGCACCCGGAACGGTGGATCGCCGATGAGGTGGACGCCGGGCCCCTCGGCGGCCTGGCCGCGGGCCTCGCGCGCGTGAAGGGCGACCGCGCCCTCGTGCTCGCCTGCGACCTGCCGCGGATCGCCCCCGAAACGCTGACGTGGCTGTGGCGGGTCAGCCACGCCCATCCCGCCTACGACGCGTGGGTGAGCTGCGACACCGCGCGCGTGCATCCGCTCCTCGCCGTCTACCGCACGCGCATCCTGCCGCACGTGCGCAAGCAACTGGCCACCGGCGCGTACGCCCTTTCCGGCCTCTTGCGCCGCCTGACGTGGTTTGCCGCGCCGCTGCCCGAGCCGCTGTGGGCGGCCAACGCCAACACGCCCGAAGAATGGGCGGCCCTCACCGGCGAGATGCCCGCGCTGCACGGCTCGCCGCCCATTTGCCAGGAGATGCCGCCCGATCACCCCGGCGGCATCCCCCTCTCTTCCGCCCCACCCCTCGTCTTCCAGCTCGTCGGCTACGCGAAGCGCGGCAAGACGACGTGGGCCAAAGCCATCCTGTCCCACCTGGCCGCGTCGGGCTGGCGCGTGGGCAGCCTCAAGCGCGACGGAGGCGGCCACGGCCTGGCCTGGGAGACGGCGGGATCCGACAGCCGCGAACACGCCCGCGCCGGCGCCGTGCGCGCCGTCGTCGTCTCCGGCGGGGAAAAGGGCATCTATGAGCGGCGGGATGCGCCGTGGGAACTGGACGAGCTCCTCGCCGACTTCGCCGGATTGGATCTCGTCGTGGTGGAGGGCTTCAAGGACGCGCCCTACCCGAAATGGGTGTTCGTGCGCGAGCCCGAAGACTGGGCCCTCGCCCAACGCCTCGCCGGCATCGTCGGCGTGGTGGCGCACGCCCGCGCGCGCGCCGCCGCACCGCCCCTTTCCTGTCCCGTCTGGTCCTTCGAGCAGCCCGATGCGGCCCTCGCCTGGCTCGACCACTTCGTGCGCCGTCAGCGCCCCGCACCGCGCCGCTGA
- a CDS encoding DUF2294 domain-containing protein produces the protein MNKYEAEFSNLVRAFRKKYMGKGPVKITTTFCKNWAICEMEGNLTPIEKFMARTEEGRQALRAARTEMVKDLYRKYPPREIEELVGAKFVDLFVDINLEKDWAMSIFVFDQDIEAKFRAQTENKRGLALGSDPAKG, from the coding sequence ATGAACAAGTACGAAGCCGAGTTCAGCAACCTGGTTCGAGCCTTCCGCAAGAAGTATATGGGCAAGGGGCCGGTCAAGATCACCACAACATTTTGTAAAAATTGGGCCATTTGTGAGATGGAGGGAAACCTGACGCCCATTGAAAAATTTATGGCCCGAACGGAAGAGGGGCGTCAGGCGTTGCGCGCGGCCCGCACGGAAATGGTGAAAGACCTCTACCGGAAATACCCGCCGCGGGAGATTGAAGAGCTGGTGGGGGCCAAGTTTGTGGACCTCTTTGTGGACATCAACCTCGAAAAGGATTGGGCCATGTCCATCTTCGTGTTTGACCAGGACATCGAAGCGAAGTTTCGCGCGCAAACGGAAAACAAACGCGGGTTGGCACTTGGTAGCGATCCTGCTAAAGGCTAA